In Streptomyces violaceusniger Tu 4113, one DNA window encodes the following:
- a CDS encoding ABC transporter permease subunit, which produces MRFTGLSAGQSTGLSALWRLVLAGALLCGIGLLPWLSRTDPARTVLKAREADREPSPELLEPLRSQLGLDAGPLTLLGRWLAGLPHGDAGRSWISGTAVAPSVAEALGVSLLLMGGALVVAAVTAGAVCGRTLWLGPRRRAARRGAGAGSGGALFAALPEFLLASVLAAVVGVRLGWLPAVGWYGPRWTVLPSLALGLPAGALLGRVLDDALPGAFAEPWARAAAARGLPARRIARHALRRAVPGVLPNIGLFVVGLTGGAVAVEQVFDIPGLGRLTLQAAIAQDLPVLQAGTLVLVLLAAVAGGLARLAARLLLGPALRDGALLSLHRPSAPSARSIPLLYGALLLAVVALGALRDPLAVDTAARLTSPSWAHPFGTDALGRDLLARVGHGALSTLALAVAVSAAALVAGVLLGLVPRLSGGLVETVNAVPPVLAGLLIAGAAGRGPYTPALAVAAVAWAPLAAHTSALLRQQRAATHLAATRALGASRRHLLRRHLLPAVLPPVIRHALLRLPAAALALASLGFLGLGAQPPSPEWGRLLAENHPYAERAPWTVLAPAAALALLGVLAVTASGGVRWPRRRLRIDDGPGPGGD; this is translated from the coding sequence GTGCGGTTCACCGGCCTGAGCGCCGGGCAGTCCACCGGCCTGAGCGCGCTGTGGCGCCTCGTGCTCGCCGGGGCGTTGCTGTGCGGCATCGGGCTGCTGCCCTGGCTGTCCCGCACCGACCCCGCCCGTACCGTCCTCAAGGCGCGCGAGGCCGACCGCGAGCCCAGCCCCGAGCTTCTGGAGCCCCTGCGCTCCCAACTCGGCCTCGATGCTGGGCCGTTGACGCTGCTCGGCCGATGGCTCGCCGGACTGCCCCACGGCGACGCGGGCCGGTCCTGGATCTCGGGGACGGCCGTGGCCCCCTCGGTCGCCGAGGCGCTCGGCGTCTCGCTGCTGCTCATGGGCGGGGCGCTGGTGGTCGCGGCGGTCACCGCGGGCGCGGTGTGCGGGCGCACCCTGTGGCTCGGGCCGAGGCGGCGGGCCGCCCGGCGCGGGGCCGGTGCGGGAAGCGGCGGCGCGCTGTTCGCCGCGCTGCCCGAGTTCCTGCTGGCGTCCGTGCTGGCCGCCGTGGTCGGGGTGCGGCTCGGCTGGCTGCCCGCGGTCGGCTGGTACGGGCCGCGGTGGACGGTGCTGCCCTCGCTCGCCCTCGGCCTGCCCGCGGGCGCCCTGCTGGGCCGGGTCCTGGACGACGCCCTGCCCGGCGCGTTCGCGGAACCCTGGGCCCGGGCCGCCGCCGCACGCGGGCTGCCCGCCCGGCGGATCGCCCGCCACGCACTGCGGCGTGCCGTGCCCGGAGTGCTGCCGAACATCGGGCTGTTCGTGGTCGGGCTCACCGGCGGGGCGGTCGCCGTCGAGCAGGTCTTCGACATCCCCGGGCTCGGCCGGCTCACCCTGCAGGCGGCCATCGCCCAGGATCTGCCGGTGCTTCAGGCGGGCACCCTCGTCCTCGTCCTGCTCGCGGCCGTCGCCGGAGGTCTCGCCCGGCTCGCGGCCCGGCTGCTGCTCGGGCCCGCGCTGCGCGACGGGGCGCTGCTCTCGCTCCACCGGCCGTCCGCGCCGTCCGCCCGTTCCATTCCGCTGCTCTACGGCGCGCTCCTGCTCGCCGTCGTGGCGCTCGGTGCCCTCCGGGACCCGCTGGCCGTGGATACCGCCGCCCGGCTCACCTCCCCGTCCTGGGCGCATCCGTTCGGCACCGACGCGCTGGGCCGCGATCTGCTGGCCCGGGTGGGGCACGGCGCGCTGTCCACGCTCGCGCTCGCGGTGGCGGTGAGCGCCGCCGCACTGGTGGCGGGGGTGCTGCTCGGCCTGGTGCCCCGGCTGTCCGGCGGACTCGTCGAGACCGTGAACGCGGTGCCGCCCGTGCTCGCCGGGCTCCTGATCGCCGGAGCGGCCGGCCGCGGCCCGTACACCCCCGCGCTCGCCGTGGCCGCCGTCGCCTGGGCGCCGCTGGCCGCGCACACCTCCGCCCTGCTGCGGCAGCAGCGCGCCGCCACGCATCTTGCCGCCACCCGCGCACTGGGCGCCTCCCGCCGCCATCTGCTGCGCCGCCACCTCCTGCCCGCGGTCCTGCCCCCGGTCATCCGGCACGCCCTGCTGCGCCTGCCGGCCGCGGCGCTCGCCCTGGCCTCGCTGGGCTTCCTCGGCCTGGGCGCGCAGCCGCCGTCCCCGGAGTGGGGGCGGCTGCTGGCCGAGAACCACCCCTACGCCGAGCGCGCCCCGTGGACGGTCCTCGCCCCCGCCGCCGCGCTGGCCCTCCTCGGCGTCCTGGCGGTGACGGCGTCCGGCGGGGTGCGGTGGCCCCGCCGCCGCCTCCGCATCGACGACGGCCCGGGGCCCGGCGGAGACTGA
- a CDS encoding NAD(P)/FAD-dependent oxidoreductase, with translation MEKQQVLVLGAGYAGLMAALRLAPHTRVTLVDPSTAFTERVRLHERAAGRPDITHPLDALTRRAGIVHVAARATRVDPAARQVTTDDGRRLPYDRLVYALGSRTPDPGERAYTPETAAELHKRLLDGPGELTVVGGGLTGIELAAEIAESQHAWKVRLITGDEVGTGLSAKGRAHVRTTLTGLGVRIEEGRRVAGPEDIDTDAVVWATAMTANTALAEAAGISLDPTGGISVDGALRSVSHPEIYAVGDSAAMTTSAAGALRMACATALPAGSHAASSIIAETRGRQPEPLRFRFVVQCVSLGRRDGLIQLVRADDSPREGVLRGGLAARAKERVVRSTVSMLRLAARRPGAVPLIPGMS, from the coding sequence ATGGAGAAGCAGCAGGTCCTGGTACTCGGCGCGGGCTATGCGGGGCTGATGGCCGCCCTGCGGCTGGCCCCGCACACCCGCGTCACCCTGGTCGATCCGAGCACCGCTTTCACCGAACGCGTCCGGCTGCACGAGCGGGCCGCCGGACGGCCCGACATCACGCATCCGCTCGACGCGCTGACACGGCGGGCCGGCATCGTCCACGTGGCCGCCCGCGCCACCCGGGTCGACCCGGCGGCCCGGCAGGTCACCACCGACGACGGCCGCCGGCTTCCGTACGACCGGCTGGTGTACGCGCTCGGCAGCCGCACCCCCGACCCCGGTGAGCGCGCCTACACCCCGGAAACGGCGGCCGAACTGCACAAGCGGCTGCTGGACGGCCCGGGTGAGCTGACGGTGGTCGGCGGGGGGCTCACCGGCATCGAGCTCGCGGCCGAGATCGCCGAGTCCCAGCACGCCTGGAAGGTCCGGCTGATCACGGGCGACGAGGTCGGCACGGGGCTGTCGGCGAAGGGCCGCGCCCATGTGCGGACGACGCTCACCGGGCTCGGTGTCCGGATCGAGGAGGGCCGCCGGGTGGCGGGCCCCGAGGACATCGACACCGACGCGGTGGTCTGGGCCACCGCGATGACCGCGAACACCGCGCTGGCCGAGGCCGCCGGGATCAGCCTCGACCCCACCGGCGGCATCAGCGTCGACGGCGCCCTGCGCTCGGTGTCCCATCCGGAGATCTACGCGGTGGGCGACTCCGCGGCCATGACCACCTCGGCCGCCGGTGCCCTGCGCATGGCCTGTGCCACCGCGCTCCCGGCCGGGTCGCACGCCGCCTCCTCGATCATCGCCGAGACGCGGGGGCGACAGCCGGAGCCGCTGCGCTTCCGCTTTGTGGTGCAGTGCGTGAGCCTGGGCCGCCGGGACGGGCTGATCCAGTTGGTGCGGGCGGACGACTCCCCGCGCGAGGGGGTGCTGCGCGGTGGCCTGGCCGCACGCGCCAAGGAGCGGGTCGTGCGCTCCACGGTCAGCATGCTGCGCCTGGCGGCGCGCCGCCCCGGAGCCGTGCCCCTCATCCCCGGGATGAGCTGA